The following coding sequences are from one Streptomyces dengpaensis window:
- a CDS encoding SpoIIE family protein phosphatase has product MEQLPTPPREQAQASALPQPACTDTATAIVNEQGIVTGWSEGARTLLGYASSQIVGHSAARLLADDTDNTDDISGISGISGISEQARREAAGRERWSGTLTLRHQDGHRLQQKLLAHRLTPEDPAAEWLVVAAVSDTPRPPGGETPRESDVLKEGGAVGEWAFRQSPCLVAVFDTNLRLVRANTGMEHALALTEDQMRGLRLPDIAPHRESDDTEAKMRQVLESGQTQHVDAAIRPAGAGTEHGWPASLAPLKDPAGRVRAVCLTAHRTHPAPPEHLARQRMHLLRDAQARIGATSDPQRTAQELADVAVPRLADIAAIDLLGPSGPSGPGGPGGPGGPGGPGGPGGPGGEIPPAPPAGPLTLHRAAVRSVPCDSPDSPHTAAPLPAGEEIRYPGLSPVAQCLAQGCGALYEAGDPALTQGTDKDPHAAWIPGTGTHSLMVVPIRTQGTTLGVALFARHQRADPFEPDDLWLAEELTTKAATALHHAPPSREHERPRAHTTTMALQRSLLPQTLPDQAAVDIATRYLPAGTQAGVGGDWFDVIPLSGARVALVVGDVVGHGIRASATMGRLRTAVRTLADVDLPPDELLTHLDDLVNHLSAEESGDADNTDSAGGIGTTCLYAVYDPITRRCTLARAGHPPPAVATPDGTVRFLNVPPGPPLGLGGLPFEALETELPEGSLLTLYTDGLLETRDHDIDDALDTMFAVLTRPARTLDTVCDRILTTMLSHRPDDDIALLIARTRALHTDRVAAWDLPFDPATVTLARQHATRQLAVWGLDDSSFITELVVSELVTNAIRYGKPPIQLRLIHQITTLTCEVSDSSSTTPHMRRARIYDEGGRGLLLVGQLTQRWGTRHTPTGKTVWTEQFLANDN; this is encoded by the coding sequence ATGGAGCAACTCCCCACCCCTCCCCGCGAGCAGGCACAGGCAAGCGCCCTGCCCCAGCCGGCCTGCACCGATACGGCCACCGCCATAGTCAATGAGCAGGGCATCGTGACCGGGTGGAGCGAAGGCGCCCGCACGCTCCTCGGCTACGCGTCCTCACAGATCGTGGGCCACAGCGCCGCGCGGCTGCTCGCCGACGACACCGACAACACCGACGACATCAGCGGCATCAGCGGCATCAGCGGCATCAGCGAGCAGGCACGGCGGGAGGCGGCCGGACGCGAGAGGTGGAGCGGCACCCTGACACTGCGGCACCAGGACGGCCACCGGCTTCAGCAGAAACTTCTCGCACACCGCCTCACGCCCGAGGACCCGGCCGCCGAGTGGCTCGTGGTGGCCGCCGTGAGTGACACCCCGCGGCCGCCCGGCGGCGAGACGCCGCGCGAGAGCGACGTACTGAAGGAAGGCGGGGCGGTGGGCGAATGGGCGTTCCGCCAGTCCCCCTGCCTCGTGGCCGTCTTCGACACCAACCTGCGGCTGGTGCGGGCCAACACCGGCATGGAGCACGCGCTGGCCCTCACCGAGGACCAGATGCGCGGACTGCGCCTGCCCGACATCGCCCCGCACCGTGAAAGCGACGACACCGAAGCAAAGATGCGCCAGGTCCTCGAGAGCGGCCAGACGCAGCACGTGGATGCCGCCATCCGTCCCGCCGGTGCCGGCACCGAACACGGCTGGCCGGCCTCACTGGCCCCGTTGAAAGACCCCGCAGGCCGCGTCCGCGCCGTATGCCTGACCGCACACCGGACACACCCGGCACCTCCCGAGCACCTCGCCCGGCAGCGGATGCACCTGCTGCGCGACGCCCAAGCCCGCATCGGCGCCACGTCCGACCCGCAGCGCACCGCACAGGAACTCGCCGATGTCGCCGTCCCCCGGCTCGCCGACATCGCCGCCATCGACCTCCTCGGCCCCTCCGGACCCTCCGGACCCGGCGGACCCGGCGGACCCGGCGGACCCGGCGGACCCGGCGGACCCGGCGGACCCGGCGGCGAGATACCCCCCGCCCCGCCGGCGGGACCCCTCACCCTGCACCGTGCCGCCGTACGGTCGGTCCCCTGCGACAGCCCCGACTCCCCCCACACGGCAGCCCCCCTCCCCGCGGGAGAGGAGATCCGCTACCCGGGACTCTCACCGGTCGCCCAGTGCCTGGCCCAGGGCTGCGGCGCCCTGTACGAGGCGGGCGACCCGGCCCTCACCCAAGGGACGGACAAGGACCCCCACGCCGCCTGGATCCCCGGCACCGGCACCCACTCGCTCATGGTGGTCCCGATCCGGACCCAGGGCACCACCCTCGGCGTCGCCCTCTTCGCCCGTCACCAGCGCGCCGACCCCTTCGAACCCGACGACCTGTGGCTGGCGGAAGAACTCACCACCAAGGCGGCGACCGCGCTGCACCACGCCCCACCCAGCCGGGAGCACGAGCGCCCCCGCGCGCACACCACCACCATGGCCCTGCAGCGCAGCCTGCTCCCGCAGACCCTGCCCGACCAGGCGGCCGTCGACATCGCCACCCGCTACCTGCCCGCCGGTACCCAGGCCGGCGTCGGCGGCGACTGGTTCGACGTGATCCCGCTGTCGGGCGCACGGGTCGCCCTCGTGGTCGGCGACGTCGTCGGCCACGGTATCCGCGCCTCCGCCACCATGGGCCGCCTGCGCACCGCCGTGCGCACCCTCGCCGACGTCGACCTGCCCCCCGATGAACTCCTCACCCACCTCGACGACCTCGTCAACCACCTCTCCGCCGAGGAGAGCGGCGACGCCGACAACACCGACAGCGCCGGAGGCATCGGCACCACCTGCCTCTACGCCGTCTACGACCCCATCACCCGCCGCTGCACCCTCGCCCGCGCCGGCCACCCCCCGCCCGCCGTCGCCACCCCGGACGGCACCGTCCGCTTCCTCAACGTCCCTCCCGGCCCACCGCTGGGCCTCGGCGGCCTGCCCTTCGAAGCCCTGGAGACCGAACTGCCCGAAGGCAGCCTCCTCACCCTCTACACCGATGGCCTCCTCGAAACCCGGGATCACGACATCGACGACGCCCTCGACACCATGTTCGCCGTCCTCACCCGCCCCGCCCGCACCTTGGACACCGTCTGCGACCGCATCCTCACCACCATGCTCAGCCACCGCCCCGACGACGACATCGCTCTCCTCATCGCCCGCACCCGCGCCCTGCACACCGACCGAGTCGCCGCCTGGGACCTGCCTTTCGACCCCGCCACCGTCACCCTGGCCCGCCAGCACGCCACCCGCCAACTGGCAGTCTGGGGACTGGACGACTCCTCCTTCATCACCGAACTGGTCGTCAGCGAACTCGTCACCAACGCCATCCGCTACGGCAAACCCCCCATCCAACTCCGCCTCATCCACCAAATCACCACCCTCACCTGCGAAGTCTCCGACTCCAGCAGCACCACCCCGCACATGCGACGCGCCCGCATCTACGACGAAGGCGGCCGCGGCCTCCTCCTCGTCGGCCAGCTCACCCAACGCTGGGGCACCCGCCACACCCCCACCGGCAAAACCGTCTGGACCGAACAATTCCTCGCCAACGACAACTGA
- the lpdA gene encoding dihydrolipoyl dehydrogenase: MSAHFDVVVLGAGPGGYVAAIRAAQLGLGTAIVEEKYWGGVCLNVGCIPSKALLRNAELAHIFTQEAKTFGIRVDGEVSFDYGEAFKRSRKVADGRVRGVHYLMKKNKIAQYTGHGTFSDDHTLQVTLADGGTETITFGNCIIATGSTTKLLPGTSLSERVVTYEEQILSDTLPESIIIAGAGAIGVEFAYVLHNYGVDVTLVEFLDRIVPLEDEEVSAELTRRYKRLGINVLTSTRVEAINDSGDSVKVMVTTGGQRQTLQTGKVLQAIGFLPRVQGYGLENTGVKLTDRGAIDVDGRCRTNVPHIYAIGDVTAKLMLAHAAEAMGIVAAETIADTETMELDYVMIPRATYCQPQIASFGWTEEQARERGFDVKVAKFPFTANGKSHGLGDTAGFVKILSDAQYGELLGAHLIGPEVTELLPELTLAQQWDLTVHEVARNVHGHPTLGEAVKEAIHGLAGHMINM; this comes from the coding sequence ATGAGCGCACACTTTGACGTGGTGGTCCTGGGCGCCGGCCCGGGGGGATATGTCGCGGCGATCAGGGCGGCCCAGCTCGGCCTCGGCACGGCGATCGTCGAGGAGAAGTACTGGGGCGGAGTGTGCCTCAACGTGGGGTGCATCCCGTCGAAAGCGCTGCTGCGCAATGCGGAGCTGGCCCACATCTTCACCCAGGAGGCCAAGACCTTCGGCATCCGCGTGGACGGCGAGGTGAGCTTCGACTACGGCGAGGCCTTCAAGCGCAGCCGCAAGGTGGCGGACGGGCGCGTCAGGGGCGTCCACTACCTGATGAAGAAGAACAAGATCGCCCAGTACACCGGCCACGGCACCTTCAGCGACGACCACACCCTCCAGGTCACCCTCGCCGACGGCGGCACGGAGACCATCACCTTCGGCAACTGCATCATCGCCACCGGCTCCACCACGAAGCTTCTGCCCGGCACCTCGCTCAGTGAGCGCGTAGTGACGTACGAGGAGCAGATCCTGTCCGACACCCTGCCGGAGAGCATCATCATCGCGGGCGCGGGCGCCATCGGCGTCGAGTTCGCGTACGTCCTGCACAACTACGGCGTCGACGTCACCCTCGTCGAGTTCCTCGATCGCATCGTCCCCCTGGAGGACGAGGAGGTCTCTGCGGAGCTGACCCGCCGCTACAAGCGTCTCGGCATCAATGTGCTGACCTCCACGCGGGTCGAGGCGATCAACGACTCGGGCGATTCGGTCAAGGTCATGGTGACCACAGGCGGCCAGCGGCAGACGCTGCAGACCGGCAAGGTGCTGCAGGCGATCGGCTTCCTGCCGCGCGTGCAGGGCTACGGTCTGGAGAACACCGGTGTGAAGCTCACCGACCGCGGGGCGATCGACGTCGACGGGCGCTGCCGCACGAACGTCCCGCACATCTACGCCATCGGCGACGTGACGGCGAAGCTGATGCTCGCCCACGCGGCCGAGGCGATGGGCATCGTGGCGGCCGAGACGATCGCCGACACGGAGACCATGGAGCTCGACTACGTGATGATCCCGCGGGCGACCTACTGCCAGCCGCAGATCGCCAGCTTCGGCTGGACCGAGGAGCAGGCCCGCGAGAGGGGCTTCGACGTCAAGGTGGCGAAGTTCCCGTTCACCGCCAACGGCAAGTCGCACGGTCTGGGCGACACCGCGGGCTTCGTCAAGATCCTCAGCGACGCCCAGTACGGCGAGCTCCTCGGCGCCCACCTGATCGGCCCCGAGGTCACCGAGCTCCTGCCGGAACTGACGCTCGCTCAGCAGTGGGACCTGACGGTCCACGAGGTCGCGCGCAATGTGCACGGCCACCCGACGCTCGGCGAGGCGGTCAAGGAAGCCATCCACGGGCTGGCCGGGCACATGATCAACATGTGA
- a CDS encoding SpoIIE family protein phosphatase, whose protein sequence is MTAESVQPSSDDSGTEPLPPVGLLDVLSVAAVVLDARGRIVFWTPQAEELFGYTADEALGTYAARLLVHPEHLQVVQTLFAEVMATGRRWAGAFPIRHKDGSTRLMEFRNMRLLNDHGDVYALGIAADHTLLQRVETDLSLCERMISQSPIGLALMDPDLRFLLVNPALERIDGMPAEDHIGRHLRETLPFFDVDIVETALRQVLATGTPLLDQYHVGRTPADPDHDHAWSVSFYRLEDPGGRVLGAATSVVDVTERHRAATEADRARRRLALIADASTRVGTTLEVERTARELAEIATPELADVVAVDVLDSALACRRSRRPDNGPELFRALALKAAHPTMALRAADAPGDLVAYDGDRLVTLCVHTGRPVLVRHVDEHDLRRIARNAEATTLLARAGVHSYLAVPLIAHGEVLGALDLKRTRNPLPFDEDDVVLASELATRAAVAIDNARWFQSVRNTALTLQRSLLPAHPPQHTGLELAYRYQPAQATSEVGGDWYDVIPLTDDRTALVVGDVMGNGIDAAATMGRLRTATCAYADLDLAPAAVLQHLDKITCDLEHYIVTCLYAVYDPHTRQCHIANAGHMPPALARPGQAPALLDLPAGAPLGVGGITFETTTEYLGPGDLLVLYTDGLVETRQHPIDDRLNVLLSFLDEPHRPLEETCDLLLYGLRHPDDHDDVALLAARAL, encoded by the coding sequence ATGACAGCCGAATCCGTCCAGCCCAGCAGTGACGACTCAGGCACCGAGCCACTCCCGCCGGTCGGCCTGCTGGATGTGCTGAGCGTGGCCGCGGTGGTCCTGGATGCCCGCGGCCGCATCGTGTTCTGGACCCCGCAGGCCGAGGAGCTCTTCGGGTACACCGCGGACGAGGCCCTGGGCACATACGCGGCGCGCCTGCTCGTACACCCCGAGCACCTGCAGGTCGTCCAGACCCTGTTCGCGGAGGTGATGGCGACCGGCCGGAGGTGGGCCGGCGCCTTCCCCATCCGGCACAAGGACGGCAGCACCCGCCTGATGGAATTCCGCAACATGCGGCTGCTGAACGATCACGGCGATGTGTACGCCCTCGGCATCGCGGCCGACCACACCCTGCTCCAGCGCGTCGAGACCGACCTGTCCCTGTGCGAGCGGATGATCAGCCAGTCCCCGATCGGCCTGGCCCTCATGGACCCCGACCTGCGCTTTCTCCTGGTCAACCCCGCACTGGAACGCATCGACGGCATGCCCGCCGAAGACCACATCGGCCGCCACCTGAGGGAGACCCTGCCCTTCTTCGACGTGGACATCGTCGAGACCGCCCTGCGCCAGGTGCTCGCCACCGGAACTCCCCTGCTCGACCAGTACCACGTGGGCCGCACCCCAGCCGACCCCGACCACGACCACGCCTGGTCCGTCTCCTTCTACCGTCTGGAGGACCCCGGAGGGCGGGTCCTGGGCGCGGCCACCTCGGTCGTCGACGTCACGGAACGGCACCGCGCGGCCACCGAGGCGGACCGGGCCCGGCGCCGCCTGGCTCTCATCGCCGACGCCTCCACCCGCGTCGGCACCACGTTGGAGGTCGAGCGGACCGCCCGCGAACTGGCCGAGATCGCCACCCCCGAGCTCGCCGACGTGGTCGCCGTGGACGTGCTCGACTCCGCCCTGGCCTGCCGCCGTTCACGCAGACCGGACAACGGGCCCGAGCTTTTCCGCGCGCTGGCACTCAAAGCCGCCCATCCCACCATGGCTCTGCGCGCCGCCGACGCTCCCGGTGACCTGGTCGCCTACGACGGCGACCGCCTCGTCACTTTGTGCGTCCACACCGGTCGGCCGGTCCTGGTACGCCACGTCGACGAGCACGATCTGCGACGCATCGCCCGTAACGCCGAGGCCACCACGCTCCTGGCCCGCGCGGGCGTCCACTCCTATCTCGCCGTGCCGCTCATCGCCCACGGCGAGGTGCTCGGCGCCCTCGACCTCAAACGCACCCGCAACCCGCTCCCGTTCGACGAGGACGACGTCGTCCTGGCCTCTGAGCTCGCCACCCGCGCCGCCGTGGCCATCGACAACGCCCGCTGGTTCCAGAGCGTGCGCAACACCGCCCTCACGCTCCAGCGGAGCCTGCTGCCCGCCCACCCGCCGCAGCACACCGGCCTGGAGCTCGCCTACCGCTACCAGCCCGCCCAGGCAACCAGCGAAGTCGGCGGCGACTGGTACGACGTCATCCCGCTGACCGACGACAGGACCGCGCTGGTCGTCGGCGACGTCATGGGAAACGGCATCGACGCCGCCGCGACCATGGGCAGGCTGCGGACCGCCACCTGCGCGTACGCGGACCTCGACCTCGCCCCCGCCGCGGTGCTCCAGCACCTGGACAAGATCACCTGCGATCTGGAGCACTACATCGTCACCTGCCTGTACGCCGTGTACGACCCCCACACAAGGCAGTGCCACATCGCCAACGCGGGACACATGCCGCCCGCGCTGGCCCGCCCCGGCCAGGCCCCCGCACTGCTCGACCTGCCCGCCGGAGCCCCGCTCGGCGTCGGCGGCATCACCTTCGAGACCACGACGGAGTACCTCGGCCCCGGCGACCTGCTGGTCCTTTACACCGACGGCCTCGTCGAGACCCGGCAACACCCCATCGACGACCGCCTGAACGTGCTTCTCAGCTTCCTCGACGAACCCCACCGGCCGCTCGAGGAGACCTGCGATCTCCTGCTGTACGGCCTGCGCCACCCCGACGACCACGACGACGTCGCCCTCCTCGCCGCCCGGGCCCTCTAG
- the pgm gene encoding phosphoglucomutase (alpha-D-glucose-1,6-bisphosphate-dependent) — translation MQHERAGSPAGPGDLVDVARLVTAYYALHPDPAAPGQRVAFGTSGHRGSSLATAFNEDHIAATSQAICEYRESQGIDGPLFLGADTHALSEPAKVTALEVFAANEVPVLIDSADGYTPTPAVSHAILTHNRGRSSGLADGVVVTPSHNPPADGGFKYNPPNGGPAGSEATSWIQDRANELIAGGLKDVRRTPYARALAAPSTGRYDFLGTYVADLPHVLDLDAIRASGVRIGADPLGGASVAYWGRIAEQHALDLTVVNPLTDPTWRFMTLDWDGKIRMDCSSPYAMASLIEQRDRFRIATGNDADADRHGIVTPDSGLMNPNHYLSAAISYLYSHREQWPAGTGIGKTLVSSGMIDRVAADLGRQLVEVPVGFKWFVDGLVSGSLGFGGEESAGASFLRRDGSVWTTDKDGIIMALLASEITAVTGKTPSEHYTGLTARFGEPAYERIDAPASREEKALLAKLSPAQVSTNTLAGEPVTAVLTDAPGNGAPIGGIKVTTANAWFAARPSGTEDVYKIYAESFLGTDHLRQVQEEAKAVVSAALGG, via the coding sequence ATGCAGCACGAGCGAGCGGGCAGTCCGGCCGGTCCCGGGGATCTTGTCGACGTCGCCCGGTTGGTCACCGCGTACTACGCGCTGCACCCCGACCCGGCAGCGCCCGGCCAGCGCGTCGCCTTCGGCACGTCCGGCCACCGCGGGTCGTCACTGGCGACCGCGTTCAACGAGGACCACATCGCCGCGACCAGCCAGGCCATCTGCGAGTACCGCGAAAGCCAGGGCATCGACGGTCCCCTCTTCCTGGGCGCCGACACCCATGCCCTGTCGGAGCCCGCGAAGGTGACGGCCCTGGAGGTGTTCGCGGCCAACGAGGTGCCGGTGCTCATCGACAGCGCGGACGGCTACACGCCCACTCCGGCGGTCTCGCACGCCATTCTCACGCACAACCGCGGCCGGTCCTCGGGCCTCGCGGACGGGGTCGTGGTGACTCCGTCCCACAACCCGCCTGCCGACGGCGGCTTCAAGTACAACCCGCCGAACGGAGGACCGGCAGGCTCCGAAGCGACCTCCTGGATCCAGGACCGGGCCAACGAGCTCATCGCGGGCGGCCTCAAGGACGTACGGCGCACCCCGTACGCCCGGGCGCTGGCCGCACCCAGCACCGGCCGCTACGACTTCCTCGGCACCTACGTGGCCGACCTTCCGCACGTGCTGGACCTCGACGCGATCCGCGCATCCGGCGTGCGCATCGGCGCGGACCCCCTCGGCGGGGCCTCGGTCGCCTACTGGGGACGCATCGCCGAACAGCACGCGCTCGACCTCACCGTGGTCAACCCACTGACCGACCCCACCTGGCGATTCATGACGCTGGACTGGGACGGCAAGATCCGCATGGACTGCTCCTCGCCCTACGCGATGGCCTCGCTCATCGAGCAACGCGACCGTTTCCGGATCGCCACCGGCAACGACGCCGACGCCGACCGCCACGGGATCGTCACACCCGACTCCGGGCTGATGAACCCCAACCACTACCTCTCCGCCGCCATCTCCTACCTGTACTCCCACCGAGAGCAGTGGCCCGCGGGCACCGGGATCGGCAAGACGCTCGTGTCATCCGGGATGATCGACCGGGTCGCCGCCGACCTGGGCCGCCAACTTGTCGAAGTGCCCGTGGGATTCAAGTGGTTCGTGGACGGGCTGGTCAGCGGATCCCTCGGTTTCGGCGGCGAGGAGTCGGCCGGCGCGTCCTTCCTGCGCCGCGACGGCTCAGTGTGGACCACCGACAAGGACGGCATCATCATGGCCCTGCTCGCCTCCGAGATCACGGCGGTGACCGGGAAGACGCCGTCGGAGCACTACACCGGGCTGACCGCACGTTTCGGTGAGCCGGCGTACGAGCGCATCGACGCCCCGGCATCCCGCGAGGAGAAAGCCCTCCTCGCGAAGCTCTCGCCCGCACAGGTCAGCACCAACACCCTGGCCGGAGAACCGGTCACCGCGGTGCTCACCGACGCTCCGGGCAACGGCGCCCCCATCGGCGGCATCAAGGTGACCACCGCCAACGCCTGGTTCGCGGCCCGCCCTTCGGGCACCGAGGACGTCTACAAGATCTACGCCGAGTCGTTTCTGGGAACCGATCATCTCCGCCAGGTACAGGAGGAGGCGAAGGCGGTGGTCTCGGCGGCACTGGGAGGCTGA
- a CDS encoding response regulator transcription factor, translated as MSLIHATPHAEAPVPTLAPRERETLRHIAAGCTYLQTARHMGLSRHTVDAYLRRIRTKLNINSTAELTRLAISLGL; from the coding sequence ATGAGCCTCATCCACGCCACACCGCACGCCGAGGCCCCCGTGCCTACGCTGGCCCCGCGCGAGCGGGAGACTCTGCGGCATATCGCCGCTGGATGCACCTACCTGCAGACGGCCCGCCACATGGGACTGTCCCGGCACACGGTCGACGCCTATCTCCGCCGTATCCGGACCAAGCTCAACATCAACAGCACCGCCGAACTCACCCGGCTGGCCATTTCCCTGGGGCTGTGA
- a CDS encoding MarR family winged helix-turn-helix transcriptional regulator: MEVFALVGPLYRRVQRKIEQDAAPGLSVGIRAVLDLLREHGPMTVPQMGRAQSLSRQFVQRMVNDAAASKLVESIPNPAHQRSSLIRLTDDGHAAITAVTAREHALLRHVDGDLTDADVAACVRVLSRMLELFDDVDISKAEPPC, translated from the coding sequence ATGGAGGTCTTCGCCCTCGTCGGACCGCTCTATCGCCGCGTCCAGCGCAAGATCGAGCAGGATGCCGCCCCGGGCCTCTCCGTCGGCATACGCGCCGTGCTGGACCTGCTGCGCGAGCACGGGCCCATGACCGTGCCGCAGATGGGCCGAGCCCAGTCCCTGAGCCGCCAGTTCGTGCAGCGGATGGTCAATGACGCCGCCGCGAGCAAGCTCGTCGAGAGCATCCCGAACCCGGCGCACCAGCGCTCCTCGCTGATCCGGCTGACCGACGACGGCCACGCGGCGATCACCGCCGTGACCGCCCGCGAGCACGCCCTGCTGCGCCATGTGGACGGCGACCTCACCGATGCGGACGTCGCCGCCTGCGTGCGAGTGCTCAGCCGGATGCTGGAGCTGTTCGACGATGTCGACATCTCCAAGGCCGAACCGCCCTGTTAG